Genomic DNA from Patescibacteria group bacterium:
TTTGTGTTATTGTGAGAAAATATTTATATGGCTATAAAAAATCGCAAGTTGGTCGGTATCCTTCTCATCGTTCTTCCTCCGCTTGTGCTCATGTGCACGCTCGCCATGTACGCAATTTCGTCGTTTGTGCTTTCGCAATTGGTAACGTCCACGAGTGTCCAGCAGTCATTATTGAGCATTCCAGAGGCTCATGCTGCTCCGCTGACCGATACTCCGAGTGAGTTTGGAACGCCCGTTCCGCTGAGACAAGATTTTGCCGAATCCACCGGTTTAGGTGTTGCTCAACGTTCTGATGAAGGTGATTTGCCATCTACAGTTGGAAATCTCATGAAGGTTGGTTTGGGACTCCTCGGTATCTTCGCGTTGTTGGGTGTGCTATTCGGTATGCCGTTCGGTATCTACTTGATCGCGACTGACGATTCGAAGTCGGAACACAAGGCAATCTCGGTTCTGCCGTTACACGGTCAGCAAACCATCTTCCTCTTTTTTGCGGGTACGGTTGTTTTGTTAAATGTGATTGGGATCGGACTTAGTATTCATAGCTACCTGACTGTCCAGATGGATCCGCTGAACGATCAATGGTCTATTGCAGCGTTTATACTCGGGGGCATCGCCTCGTTCTCAATGTTTATCTCTTGCATCATCTATCTCTTCTGGCTTGGTCGAGCGGCTAATAACTTGTCCGTGCATCACAAGCTTAAGGATTCATCAGGCTGGTTGGTTTGGGGGCACATAATTCCGCTCTACAGCATGTTTCATCCTATCATCGCTTGGCCACGTTTTTGGAACGAGGTTGTAGCTTTTAAGCATTTGTCGCTCGACAAGAAAAATCGCGGTAAGTACGCCATCATTGTCTTCTTTGTGGCGACTGTTGTAAGCGCTATTCTGCCCTTCTTCCACGTGGCCATGAACCCTGGTCTGAGTGAAGCCGTTCTCCAAAACATCGCCCTATTCACGGGTCTTCAGCAACTCATGACCATCACTTGCGGTGTCGCTCTGATTGCCTTCGTGCAATCGGTCACCGAGGCCCTCGAAGGTTAAGCACACTGCCCACCAACAAGAATCCCTCGAAAGAGGGGTTTTTGTTTTGACGAAAGCGAATAGTAGTGATACGCTCTTTCGTCTTTCTGCGGAGGCAACATGAAGACGAGGGACAAGGGTGCGCGACAGTTGGATGAGCACGAGATCGGGACGGTGACGAAGGAATGTCTGGAAGTGAAGGAGGACGTGCAGTTTTCCATTCGCGTCAGTGATGTGAGCGAGGTAGTAGTGTTCGCGCTCGCCGTCTGGGATCCGGACGAGCAGGAGACCGTGGAATACCCCGTGGACGTCACTCTCGAGCTCGCCCTTGTGTACAAGGACAAGGCGAAGGCTGTGCAGGCCTTCCTGACTGAGCAGGAGGGGGCATTCGACCCTGCCGACTTTGCACCGGGAGCGGTGGCGAAGCGGATCATGGACGGCGGGAAGCTGTTCCTGGAGGCGGGAGGCACGGAGATGAACGCCTACTTCTCGTTTGGCTCCTACGGGGACATGGTTTCCATGGAGCGCGAAGAGGCCGAGCGGTTTGTGGTCTTCGACGAAGGCGACGGCTCGGAGGACGAATAGCTACGCATTCGCGTAGGGAGTGACCGGTATCTCGTGCGCGCCCAGCAATGGGCGCGCGCTTTGTTTTTTACGGGGTTTTAGCGTATAGTAGGGGGTAAATATGTCCCAACTTGCTAGGAATACGTTCCTTTTAACGGCAGCGTCTATAGGGCAAAAAGCGATTGCTTTTATCTATTTTGCGGTCATCGCAAGGACGATTGGGGCGGATGCGACGGGATCATACTTTTTGGCACTGGCGTTGACGACTACGTTGGGAGCTATCGACGATGTCGGACTCACCTCGGTGCTGGTGCGCGAAGTAGCAAGGGAGCCGAAGCAGGCGCTTGAGTATGCGCGGAATGTTATAGGCAATAAGTTGCTGTTGATTCCGATCACCGTGCTACTCGCGTTTCTTGCACCCCGGTTGCTCGGCTTCAGCGTAGAGGCGACCATGTTGACGCAGATTGCGGTGTTCGTGATGTTGCTCGACACCATTTCCTTATCCATGTACGGCGTCTTGCGAGGGCAACAGAATTTGAAGTTTGAGTCGATTGGCATTTTCATCGGTCAGTCATTGACCACGCTTGCCGGAGGAGTCGCGCTGTACCTTGGGACGCACGATTTGCGATGGCTGATCGTCGCACTCATTGTGGGCAGTGGTTGGAACGCGGCGTTTGCGGCGTATAACGTGGTTCGACGGCTCGGCATTCAGGCACTCATGCCGAGTTACTCGCTCGGCTGGAAGCCACTCAAGATGGCGAGCATGTTTTTCGTCGCGGCCGTGTTCGTGAAGATTTATTCTTACGTCGACTCATTCACACTGAATATGGTTCTCGGTGCGGGCGCGGTAGGTGTCTACGCGGTGGCCTATAAACTCACATATTCCTTTCAGTTCCTACCACTCGCATTTATCGGTGCCTTGTACCCAACGATGAGCGCCCAGGCGCATAGCCCGGAGAAACTGAAACAAACGCTTCTTTCTGCCGAGTGGTATCTGGCCCTGCTGGCCGCGCCGGTTGTCTTTGGTCTTTTTGCCCTTGCTCCCGAGATAATTAACTTTTTCTACGGTGTTAAATTTGCAGACGCGGCGCCGACGCTACAGATTTTGGTCTTCGCTTTGCTTTTTATCTTCCTCGATTTCCCGATCGGTGCTTTGCTGAACGCGAGCGGACGGCAGGCGACGAAGACGGGAATTATGGGAGTAACGATGATCATTAACATTGTTGCTAATTTGCTCTTGATTCCTGTGCTCGGTATTCCTGGTGCAGGTGTTTCGGCACTGCTCTGTTTTTCATTTATGTTTTTTGCGGGGTTCTATTTTGTTCGCCAGTCTGTAGACGTTACCGTGTATGACATTGTGTCCTTTACTGGAGGATCGATCGCTGCGGGAGGTGTGATGGCGGCGGTTGTCATTATTTCGAAAGCATTTATTCCGTGGTTCGCGACCATCCCTCTGGGCGGGCTCGTCTTCTTTGGCGTCGCCTTTGCTACGAAGTCGCTAACACTCGACCACCTGAAGTCCCTTGGTCGTTTGCTTCCGGGGATGAAGTCCACGAACGTAAAGGAGGAGATTGCGGAAGTATGAGGCGCATCGTGATCCCAACGCTCGAAAAAGCTGACGGCCGTGGAGGAATTGGCCGTTACATTGACGCGATAGTTTCGACGTACCCTGATGCTAAGGTTGTTCGACTAGAGGATGCAAAATATCCGACGATCTATCGCGCGATCTCCCCGTATAATCGTGATTTTGTACAATTTGTACATGAAGTGATTCCTGTAGGAACTGTGGCGTGGCTTTTGCGAAAATCGTACATCATTTTTTTGCATGGTAAGGATTTTGATCTCGCCCGAAGAAATGTTTGGAAGCGGTGGTTAACCAAGCGGATCCTGAGGGGAGCGGAGGCGGTGGTGGTGAATTCTGAGGGGCTAAAGAAGGAGGTAGACGCGTTCGTCGGGGCTGAACGCGTTCAGCCCATACTCTGCGTCTATCCTCCTGTGAGTGATGAGATGGTAGAGGCGTCGAAGGGGACGAGAAAGGGCAAAGGCTGGACGGATTTGAGGGATCTGGCGAAGTTGGCGGCGGGAGCGATCGGATTGTCGATTACCGCCCCCCAGCCCCCTCCTTCGAAAGGAGGGGGAGCCACCCTGACCACACTGATCACGGTCGCGAGGCTCGTTGAGCGGAAAGGGCACCTGAAGGTTCTCGACGCGATGGTGAAGTTGCCGAATACGAAATACGTCATCGTCGGTGATGGGCCGATGAGGGAGAAGATTGAGATGCGCGTGGCAGAACTTGGTCTGTCCGAGCGGGTGACGATCATGACGGATATTGCCGACGAAGACCTGCCGACTCTGTATGCTGATGCAGACATTTTTGTGATGCCGACCACGCAGTCGAAGACTGACCGTGAAGGATTCGGCATTGTGTACCTCGAGGCAAACCTTTTCGGCCTGCCAGTTGTCGGTACACGTACTGGGGGCGTGGCTGAGGCCATACTCGACGGAAAGACGGGGGTGCTTGTTGAGGACGCTACCGACGACCTCGTAAGGGGTTTGCAGGTGCTGATCGACAGTCCCGAGCTCCGTTCGGCCATGGGCTCCCGCGGTCGCGTGAGAGTCCTCGAGCAGTTTACGAGAGAGGAACAGATGGGTAAGCTTAAAGAAATAATTGAAGCTTCGTATGACAAGCGAACATAAGCCATTTTCTTGGTTGAGGACAAGGGAATTCTGGTTCTTTTTCGTTTCGCAATTCGTGCTGGTACTTGCGATTGCGTATGTGTTAAGTCCGTACGAGTTTACGGCGTTCGATCTTCATCCAGGCCGGAATACGCTCGCATTTCGTAATAATTGGTTGACGGTGATCATCTCTTTATCTTTAGCTCAATTGTTAACCGCGGCGCTTCTTCCGAAGATCGCTTTTTGGAAAATGGCGGTTCTTGTTGTGCTTAATGCTTCGTCTTTTTTTCTTCAGCCATACGGGTCAATCGGCGTCGCATTGGCACTCGTTTGGCGAACGCTTTCCTGGAAGCGTCTTCACGAGTATGGGAATGGAGTTCGAACGGTATTTGGTGTTTTCATGGCCGCGCTTTTTTATGCAATGACAGTAGCGGGGCTAATGATCATCGTATTTACCTTGGCAGTAGTGACTGTCTTCATTATTATTTTCGTAGCGTTCCTTCCAGCTGGTTTTCAGATTGGTCAGGAAATTGGTCGAAATATCCCGCCACCATCTCTATAATCTGTGTCATCATTGATTTCTGTCATCATTCCCACATACGAACACGCTGAATCAATCTCGGCGTGTTTGGATTCGGTTTTTGCGCAGACATACAGCCCCATCGAGGTAATCGTTGTCGACGATGGCTCGACGGACAACACGCAGGAGGTTTTGAAGAAGTACGAGGGGAAGATTGTTTCCGTTAAGCAGGAGAACCAGGGATCCAATCCGGCGCGCAATCGAGGGCTTCAGGAGGCGCAGGGGGAGTTCGTGATTTTTGTTGATGCGGATGTGATTATGGAGAAGGAGATGCTCGAGAAGATGACAAAGACACTCGCCGAGCATCCTGAGGCGAGTTATGCGTATTCGGGTTTCTCATTTGGTTGGAAGACGTTTTGGGGCACGACTTTTAATGCCGAAAAGCTAAAGCAAATGAATTTCATTCATACCACGTCACTTGCTCGTCGCGCCGACTTTCCGGGATTCGATAATGCGATCAAGCGTCTGCAAGATTGGGATGTCTGGTTGACTATGCTCGAACACGGCAAAAAAGGCATTCTTGTTCCTGGCGTTCTATTCCAGGTCGGCATTCATGGAACGTCCCGAATCGGCTCGGCCTGGCTGCCAAAGTTTGTGTATCAGTTGCCCTGGAACCTCTCGCCCTGGAAACCGGTGAGTATTAAGAAATATGAAGCGGCTCGGGCTATAATTGCCGAGAAGCACAAGTTATCTCCCTAAGATTGGTGCATCCACTCTGAGCCATGCGAAGAGTCCGACCCTCAGAGGGGAAAGTCGGATCCTTCGCTCTCGCTCAGGATGGAGACACTCGAAAATACTATGAATACTGAACTAAGAGATGTCACCATTGTCATTGTCACTTATAAGACTGATCCCGCGGTGCTCCGCGAGTGCTTCATGAGTCTCGCTGCGGCGAGGGACGTCAATTTCGACGTGGTGATTGTCGACAATGCTGGTGATAAAAAGATGCCGAACTTTGTGCATGAGATTCTGCCGGAGGCGCAGGTGGTTGTGAATGAACAGAATCGAGGCTTCGCGGCGGCGGTCAACGTTGGTCTCAAGCAGACGACGGGTCGTTACGCACTGCTTTTGAATCCGGACACCATTGTCCCGCCGGGGGTGATGGCGAAGATGATTCGTCATCTCGACGAGGACAAAGAGGTCGGAATCGGTAGCTGTGTTATTCGGTATCCCGACGGTTCGCACCAGGAGAGCATTCGCCGGTTTCCAACCTTGCTCGACCAGCTGGAGATTCTTTTCAAGCTGCCACACGTATTCAAGCACCTAAAAGCCGTCGACCATTACATGATGCGGGATGTCGACCCACTCCAGACGCATGATGTCGATTCCATCATGGGTGCGTTCATGTTTATTCGCCGAGAGGTGATGGACAAGGTTGGTCTCCTCGACGAACGGTATTTTATTTGGTTCGAAGAAGTAGATTACTGCAAGATGACGGTGGACGCGGGGTTCAAGGTTCGCTCGTACGGCGATTGTGAGATCATCCATCACAAGGGCCACAGCTTCAATAAAGTCGCGACGATTAGAAAGCAGAAGTGGATTCGCCAAAGTCTGCGCAAGTACATGAAGAAGCATCACGGAATTCTACCGTGGCTACTCTTATGGGCGTTGACCCCTAAGTTTATTGTGCTCGCATACCTGGCTGCTTGGTTAAAGAAAACTTAATCCGTCATTCTGAGCGTAGCGAAGAATCTGAATGGTCAACCAATCAGATCCTTCGGCAAAGCCTCAGGATGACTCATAATATGCTTCCCATTGTCATCGTAGCGGTACTTGGTGCAGTGATTACAGCGATTATTCTTACGTTTAACAAGCTCATCAGAAACAATAATCGTACAAAGAACGCGTTGTCAGACGTGGATGTCCAGCTCAAGCGACGCTATGACCTGGTACCGAACTTGGTCGAGGTCGTGAAGGGCTATCAACAGCACGAAGCTTCGGTCCTTGAGGAAGTGACGCTCGCGCGTACAGCGGCGATTGGGGTACAACGTGGGACTATTGCCGAGAGAGCCGTGGCCGAGACTGCACTTTCCGGTGCACTCAAGAGTTTCTTTATGGTGGCCGAGAATTATCCTGATCTCAAAGCTTCCGAAAACTTTAAGCAGTTGCAGATGCAATTGGTTACGCTCGAAGATGATATTCAGTCTGCTCGTCGCTACTACAACGCTTGCGTGCGTGAAATGAATACGGCTACTCAAGTATTTCCGTCGAGCATCGTAGCCTTGGCCTTTGGATTCAAGGAGGGCGAGTTTTTTGGTGCCGATGAAAAAGAAAAGGCGAATGTGAACGTCTCCTTTGCAAGGTAACTATGGCCGATGAACTGATCAAAAGTTTTGACGCTAAGCTCGACGTCGCAAAAGACGGTAAGGTGCATGTCACTGAGACTATTCGCTTTGATTTTGGCAACAACCAAAAGCATGGCATTTTTCGCGATATTCCGCTGACAGCCGTTGACGGACCGAATATCGGTATTACGGTAAACAGCGTCACGAATGAGACGGGCGGTTCGTATCGTTATGTCGAGTCCGTAGACCGCGGAGTGCTCGATATCAAAATCGGCGATGGCAACGTGACGGTGACGGGGGAGAAGGTCTATGTCATTGATTACGTCGTGACGAATGCAATCAGACCCTTTGAGGACCATGACGAGCTGTATTGGAACGTGACGGGAAACGAGTGGGTCGTTCCGATCGAGCGAGTCTCTATGACGGCTGGTGTTGAGGGTCTGCTAATCGACAAGTTGCAGACGGCTTGTTTTATTGGCGAGGTAGGAAGCACCGAGAGCTGCAATCAGAATTTCTCTTCAGATTCAACTACATTTCGTACAGTCAACCCTCCTGCTCGGCCGCTTGCTCCAGGGGAGGGAATGACTGTCGTCTTGGGTTTCCCGCTTGGCATCGTGAACGACACGGTAGTCGAGACTCCGGTTTCGAGTGGCTCGACAGATTTTTCGTTTTCCGACGGTGATTGGATTTTTCTTTTGGTGCCGCTTCTTTTTCTGATCGCTGTTGGGGGAGTGACTATTGTTGTCATCTCAAAACTTTTCAAGAAACAAGGTTACAAGGGGCCGATTGTTGTGCAGTACAAACCACCGGAGGGATTACGACCGATCGATGTCGGCTCTATCCTCGACAAATCGGTAGACACAAAGGACATTTCCTCGGTCATTCTTGATTTGGCTGTTCGCGGGTACATCAAGATCAGATATACCGTTCAAGAAATAAAATTCTGGCCCGATAAAAAAGATTTTGAGCTCATCAAACTGAAGGACGGATCCACGTTGAAGCATCCCGGAGAGAAGATTCTTTTCGAGTTGTTCTTTGCGGGTCGTGAGCGTGTGATGTTGAGCGAGATGTTGGCCGATAAGGACGCGTTTCACGCTGATATCATGAAGATTAAAGAGAACACGGGAGAGTATCTGCGCGGAGAGGGATATTACGACCAAGCGTCCAAGGAGCGGGCGGACAAGCAGATGCAACAGCTGGCGCTAGCTATGGGAGTCACGATTGTTGTTTCTTTCCTTATCAGTTTTGTGACGGCTGGGATTGGAATGGTGCTCTTCTTTCCAGCCATTCTGTATATCATTTTACGCATGGCAGGTGCCTCAAATTTAGCAAAGCAGTTTACGCCGAAAGGCATAGCCGCACAGGGGGAGATTACGGGGTTTAAGGAGTTTCTGCAGCTGACAGAAAAAGATAAGCTCGAATTACTGAACGCGCCGAAGCTGGAACCAGAGACATTCGAAAAGTATTTACCGTTTGCCATGGCGCTCGGGGTTGAAAGCCAATGGGCCAAGAAGTTTGAAGGTCTCTATCAGTCAACGCCAAATTGGTACGAGGATCCCGGTCACAATGTATTTTCGAGTACACTACTTATTGGCAACCTCCAGCAGTTTAATAGCGCGTTTAGCCAGACTGTAGTGAGCTCCGCACCAAAGTCTTCCAGCAGCGGGTTCTCGGGCGGCTCGTCAGGGGGAGGATCAGGCGGCGGGGGAGGAGGTAGCTGGTAACCTAGATTATGATCAATCAATTTTTTGACAAACGTTCACTCTACGTCTTGCTCGGCTTGCTCGGCGCGCATATTCTGGCGGCGCTCGTGCAACACTCGTGGGTTTCGATTTTTCCCGTGGCTGTGGCAGCGATAGTGACATTTGCACTTTCGATGAAGCGCCTGGAGTGGGGAATCGCTTTGGCATTCCTCGAAATCTTTGTTGGCGGACACGGACATCTCTTCGACCTGTCGTCGATTGGCATGCCGATCTCCATACGTATCGCAATTTTCCTAGGCGTCATGGGCGCGTTTGCGCTACGTGTCGTGACCAAGCAATCGACGTTGTTATGGAATCCTAGGCGCGATGTGCCGTGGGTCGTCTTCGGCCTCGCCGTTGTCCTCGGTGCACTTGTCGGTTTCTTGCAGAATGACAAGGGCAATGCTTTTGACGACTTCAATTCTTACCTGCCGATTCTCTACGTACTACCGATCATTTCCATTCACTGGGATAACGCGAAGAAACGTCTGATGCTCATGACGCTCGCGGTATCGGCCGTGTGGGTTGCTGGCACAACGCTCGGGCTACTGTTCGCCTTCACGCATTTGCCTGGAAAGGTGTTGACTCACGTCTATACATTCGTGCGTGATGCGCGGTTATTTGAAATTACCCTGCTCACCGCACCGGTAAAAATGGCTGCATTTTTTCCGAACGGCGCCTGGTATTTCCGGGTCTTTGGACAGAGCCAGATTATAGTAGCGGCGTTTGCGCTGTTGTTTTTATCTGGGGTCGTGTCAATACCGACTACGCGACGGGAGAAGCTGGCGAGCGCAGGTGTTTTGGCCATCTGTTTTGCCGGCTTACTCGCCGGTCTATCTAGAACCTTTGTTATTGCGGCGGTTCCGGCTGGTGCTCTGCTTTTGGTGTATTCGTTGTTACTTAAAAAGACTATTTGGGAGCGGGTAAACAGAAAGAGCGTGTTATTTTTTGGAATTGTCACGAGCCTTGCTCTGACGTGGCTGATGGTAGTTTTTCCATTGCCCGTCCGACCTGATTTTACTCAGTCAGCTTTTTATAAGGCTGACGCCGGGCAAGATCGAAACCTTGCAGTGTCGAGCCGCTGGAACCTTCTGCCGCCAATGATGACCGAGATCATGAAATCGCCGGTGGTTGGTTCGGGTTTCGGCCAAGAAGTGACCTTCATTTCTGATGATCCCCGGGTTCGAGCAATTAATGGCACTGGCGAGTGGACGACGTATAGGTTTGAATGGGGCTATCAAGACTTGTGGCTCAAAACCGGCCTCCTTGGCCTGGTCGCTATTTTATTGATCGCGGCCTCGTATGCGATTGCGACTCAGACGCATTTGCGCAAGGGACATGATGATCAATGGATCTTGATTGGTCTCCTGTCTTCGATCGTCTTTCTGCTTTCGGTTCATGTCTTTACGCCGTATCTGAATCATCCGCTGGGCCTCTCGCTGCTTCTCCTGCCGCTCGTTTTCCTGGCGTTCGAGGATCCAAAGCTAAAGACGCGAGCCGAGCTTTCCCGTCCAATGGTCCGGGCTCCACAAGGCCTTGGTGCGGCTGTGGCAACTTCAGCAACGGCTGAATAACTCGGTTGAGATAAACCTGTCCTGCCGTTATACTCGAGCAAATTCTTTACCGTGTTCTATGATGGATTACAGAAAGGCACTAGGAGTTGCAGTTGTGGCCATTTCTCTAATGGGTGCAGGTTGTGCGGGCTCAACTCCGTCCGCGGCTACGCCTACCTCTCAAGTTCCAGCGGCCGTTCCAGCTCCAGTAGCAGAAGTACCGAAGGGTCCGATGAAGTTTTCAGAAGCGAAG
This window encodes:
- a CDS encoding DUF4328 domain-containing protein, which gives rise to MAIKNRKLVGILLIVLPPLVLMCTLAMYAISSFVLSQLVTSTSVQQSLLSIPEAHAAPLTDTPSEFGTPVPLRQDFAESTGLGVAQRSDEGDLPSTVGNLMKVGLGLLGIFALLGVLFGMPFGIYLIATDDSKSEHKAISVLPLHGQQTIFLFFAGTVVLLNVIGIGLSIHSYLTVQMDPLNDQWSIAAFILGGIASFSMFISCIIYLFWLGRAANNLSVHHKLKDSSGWLVWGHIIPLYSMFHPIIAWPRFWNEVVAFKHLSLDKKNRGKYAIIVFFVATVVSAILPFFHVAMNPGLSEAVLQNIALFTGLQQLMTITCGVALIAFVQSVTEALEG
- a CDS encoding flippase — translated: MSQLARNTFLLTAASIGQKAIAFIYFAVIARTIGADATGSYFLALALTTTLGAIDDVGLTSVLVREVAREPKQALEYARNVIGNKLLLIPITVLLAFLAPRLLGFSVEATMLTQIAVFVMLLDTISLSMYGVLRGQQNLKFESIGIFIGQSLTTLAGGVALYLGTHDLRWLIVALIVGSGWNAAFAAYNVVRRLGIQALMPSYSLGWKPLKMASMFFVAAVFVKIYSYVDSFTLNMVLGAGAVGVYAVAYKLTYSFQFLPLAFIGALYPTMSAQAHSPEKLKQTLLSAEWYLALLAAPVVFGLFALAPEIINFFYGVKFADAAPTLQILVFALLFIFLDFPIGALLNASGRQATKTGIMGVTMIINIVANLLLIPVLGIPGAGVSALLCFSFMFFAGFYFVRQSVDVTVYDIVSFTGGSIAAGGVMAAVVIISKAFIPWFATIPLGGLVFFGVAFATKSLTLDHLKSLGRLLPGMKSTNVKEEIAEV
- a CDS encoding glycosyltransferase family 4 protein, producing MRRIVIPTLEKADGRGGIGRYIDAIVSTYPDAKVVRLEDAKYPTIYRAISPYNRDFVQFVHEVIPVGTVAWLLRKSYIIFLHGKDFDLARRNVWKRWLTKRILRGAEAVVVNSEGLKKEVDAFVGAERVQPILCVYPPVSDEMVEASKGTRKGKGWTDLRDLAKLAAGAIGLSITAPQPPPSKGGGATLTTLITVARLVERKGHLKVLDAMVKLPNTKYVIVGDGPMREKIEMRVAELGLSERVTIMTDIADEDLPTLYADADIFVMPTTQSKTDREGFGIVYLEANLFGLPVVGTRTGGVAEAILDGKTGVLVEDATDDLVRGLQVLIDSPELRSAMGSRGRVRVLEQFTREEQMGKLKEIIEASYDKRT
- a CDS encoding glycosyltransferase family A protein; its protein translation is MSSLISVIIPTYEHAESISACLDSVFAQTYSPIEVIVVDDGSTDNTQEVLKKYEGKIVSVKQENQGSNPARNRGLQEAQGEFVIFVDADVIMEKEMLEKMTKTLAEHPEASYAYSGFSFGWKTFWGTTFNAEKLKQMNFIHTTSLARRADFPGFDNAIKRLQDWDVWLTMLEHGKKGILVPGVLFQVGIHGTSRIGSAWLPKFVYQLPWNLSPWKPVSIKKYEAARAIIAEKHKLSP
- a CDS encoding glycosyltransferase family 2 protein, translated to MNTELRDVTIVIVTYKTDPAVLRECFMSLAAARDVNFDVVIVDNAGDKKMPNFVHEILPEAQVVVNEQNRGFAAAVNVGLKQTTGRYALLLNPDTIVPPGVMAKMIRHLDEDKEVGIGSCVIRYPDGSHQESIRRFPTLLDQLEILFKLPHVFKHLKAVDHYMMRDVDPLQTHDVDSIMGAFMFIRREVMDKVGLLDERYFIWFEEVDYCKMTVDAGFKVRSYGDCEIIHHKGHSFNKVATIRKQKWIRQSLRKYMKKHHGILPWLLLWALTPKFIVLAYLAAWLKKT
- a CDS encoding LemA family protein, which encodes MLPIVIVAVLGAVITAIILTFNKLIRNNNRTKNALSDVDVQLKRRYDLVPNLVEVVKGYQQHEASVLEEVTLARTAAIGVQRGTIAERAVAETALSGALKSFFMVAENYPDLKASENFKQLQMQLVTLEDDIQSARRYYNACVREMNTATQVFPSSIVALAFGFKEGEFFGADEKEKANVNVSFAR
- a CDS encoding DUF2207 domain-containing protein, whose protein sequence is MADELIKSFDAKLDVAKDGKVHVTETIRFDFGNNQKHGIFRDIPLTAVDGPNIGITVNSVTNETGGSYRYVESVDRGVLDIKIGDGNVTVTGEKVYVIDYVVTNAIRPFEDHDELYWNVTGNEWVVPIERVSMTAGVEGLLIDKLQTACFIGEVGSTESCNQNFSSDSTTFRTVNPPARPLAPGEGMTVVLGFPLGIVNDTVVETPVSSGSTDFSFSDGDWIFLLVPLLFLIAVGGVTIVVISKLFKKQGYKGPIVVQYKPPEGLRPIDVGSILDKSVDTKDISSVILDLAVRGYIKIRYTVQEIKFWPDKKDFELIKLKDGSTLKHPGEKILFELFFAGRERVMLSEMLADKDAFHADIMKIKENTGEYLRGEGYYDQASKERADKQMQQLALAMGVTIVVSFLISFVTAGIGMVLFFPAILYIILRMAGASNLAKQFTPKGIAAQGEITGFKEFLQLTEKDKLELLNAPKLEPETFEKYLPFAMALGVESQWAKKFEGLYQSTPNWYEDPGHNVFSSTLLIGNLQQFNSAFSQTVVSSAPKSSSSGFSGGSSGGGSGGGGGGSW